A stretch of Penaeus vannamei isolate JL-2024 chromosome 18, ASM4276789v1, whole genome shotgun sequence DNA encodes these proteins:
- the LOC113827727 gene encoding ribosome biogenesis protein BOP1 homolog: MKAPRALLLAVAAACACVSSAMRQVELDQVEPLQLSSFDGYKFGNSFGADGYYSFFYLLPTSSRSEQRTASGEVTGEYAFVAPEGDEFEFRYSAGDEGYRVESDALPVAPEDTDEVKRAKEEFFAAYEKALELAGSYEDDEESSEESSEEYGEESDEDSSEESDEDEDSEEDEEEEEEEGEKEEEGKESKALPKFQSFARPGPGFGQKIRKPSYPYPYSR, translated from the exons ATGAAG gCCCCCCGAGCCCTACTCCTCGCCGTGGCCGCCGCCTGCGCCTGCGTGTCCTCGGCGATGCGGCAGGTCGAGCTCGACCAGGTCGAGCCGCTGCAGCTCTCCTCCTTCGACGGCTACAAATTCGGAAACTCTTTCGGCGCCGACGGATACTACAG CTTCTTCTACCTGCTCCCGACGAGCTCGCGCTCCGAGCAGCGGACGGCCTCCGGCGAGGTGACAGGCGAGTACGCCTTCGTGGCGCCCGAGGGCGACGAGTTCGAGTTCCGCTACAGCGCCGGCGACGAGGGCTACCGCGTGGAGAGCGACGCGCTGCCGGTCGCGCCCGAAGACACGGACGAGGTGAAGAGGGCCAAGGAGGAGTTCTTCGCCGCCTACGAGAAGGCGCTCGAGCTGGCCGGCTCCTACGAGGACGACGAGGAGTCGTCGGAGGAGTCGTCCGAGGAGTATGGCGAGGAGTCTGACGAGGACTCCAGCGAGGAGTCCGACGAGGACGAAGACtccgaagaagatgaagaggaggaagaagaggaaggagagaaggaagaagaaggaaaggagtccAAGGCGCTCCCCAAATTCCAGAGCTTCGCCCGACCGGGTCCCGGCTTCGGCCAGAAGATCAGGAAGCCCTCCTACCCGTACCCGTACTCGCGATGA